The genome window CGGCGCTGTTCGTCGTCGGCCATGCTCAATTCCCCGTTGCCGAAGTGTCGCGGTTTTGAACCAGGGAATCAAGGTCCATGTTCAGCAGGAGCACGTTCACCCGGGGTTCGCCCAGCAGCCCCAGGGTGCGCGGTTCCGTCCGTCGCTCCACCAACCTGCGCACGCTTTCCTCGGGCAGGCCTCGGGCCTGTGCCACCCGGGACACCTGATATAGGGCCGCCTCGGGGGAGATGTGCGGGTCCAGGCCGCTGGCCGAGGCCGTGACCAAGTCCAGGGGCACGATCGCCCCGCCGCCGATGGCGCGCAGGTTCGCCACCCGCTGTTCCACGCTTTCAGCCAGAGCCGGGTTGAGCGGCCCCAGATTGGAGCCCGAGGATGAGGCCGCGTTGTAGGGCGCGGGCGTCGTGGCCGAGGGCCGAGACCAGAAGCGGCCCGGCGAATGGAACGGCTGGCCCACGAGCCGGGAGCCGAGTACGCGGCCGTTGCTTCGGATGAGACTGCCCTGGGCCTGGCCCGGGAACAGGGCGTTTCCGAGGAGCGTCACCGTCGCGGGATAGGCTGCGCCGGTGAGCAGGGTCAGGACCAGGAGCAGGAGGCAGGCCGGACGGAACTGGGCGAAGGTTTCGCGGAGCATGGTGTTTCTCCTTTATGCCAGATGCAGGGCCACGAGCAGCAGGTCGATGGCCTTGATGCCCGCGAAGGGCAGCAGGAGGCCGCCCAGGCCATAGATGAGCAGGTTGCGGCGCAGGGCCGCCGCGGCGGGCCGCGAGCGGTAGGTCACCCCGCGTAGGGCCAGGGGGATGAGCAGGACGATGATCAGGGCGTTGAAGATGACCGCCGAGAGCATGGCGCTCCGGGGCGAGTGCAGGCCCATGACGTTCAAGGCGGCCAGGGCCGGGTAGGTCGCCACGAACACGGCCGGGATGATGGCGAAGTACTTGGCGATGTCGTTGGCCAGGCTGAAGGTGGTCAGGGAGCCCCGGGTCATGAGCAGCTGCTTGCCGATGGCCACGATGTCCAGCAGCTTGGTGGGGCTGGAGTCCAGGTCCACCATGTTGCCCGCTTCCTTGGCGGCTTGGGTGCCGGTGTTCATGGCCACGCCCACGTCGGCCTGGGCCAGGGCCGGGGCGTCGTTGGTGCCGTCGCCGGTCATGGCTACGAGACGCCCCTGGGCCTGGTACCGGCGGATCAATGCCAGCTTGTCCTCGGGTCTGGCCTCGGCCAGGAAGTCGTCCACTCCGGCCTCGGCCGCGATTGAGGCCGCCGTGACCGGATTGTCGCCGGTGATCATGACGGTCTTGATGCCCATGCGCCGCAGTTCGGAGAAGCGTTCGCGGATGCCGCCCTTGACGATGTCGCGCAGTTCGACCACGCCCAGGGCCCGGCCGTTTTCGGCCACCACCAGCGGCGTGCCGCCGAGCCGGGCCACGGCCCCCACGGCCTGCTCCACCTCCAGGGGCAGCGCGCCGCCCTGAGATTTGACGGCGGCCAGGATCGCGTCCGGCGCGCTCTTGCGGATGGACCGGCCGGGCAGATCCACGCCGCTCATGCGGGTCTGGGCCGAGAAGGGCACGAAGATGGCCTGGAGTTCGGCCATGTTCCGGCCGCGCAGGCCGTGGCGCTCCTTGGCCAGGACCACGATGCTCCGGCCCTCGGGAGTCTCGTCGGCCAGGGAGGCCAACTGGGCGGCCTCGGCCAGCTCCAGCACGTCCACGCCCTCGGCGGGCAGGAACTGCGATGCCTGGCGGTTGCCCAGGGTGATGGTGCCGGTCTTGTCCAGGAGGAGCACGTCCACGTCCCCGGCCGCCTCCACCGCCCGGCCCGAGACCGCCACCACGTTGGCGGCCAGGAGACGGTCCATGCCCGCTATGCCGATGGCCGAGAGCAGGCCGCCGATGGTGGTCGGGGCCAGGCAGACGAAGAGCGCGGTAAGGGCCGTGATGCCCGCCGGTTCCCCGCCGAAGAGGGAGAACGGCCGCAGGGTGGCGCAGACCAGGAGGAAGATGATGGTCATGGCCGCCAGGAGGATGCTCAGGGCGATCTCATTGGGCGTCTTGCGCCGCTTGGCTCCCTCCACCAGGGCGATCATGCGGTCCAGGAAGGACTCTCCGGGGTCCGCGCCGATGCGCACCACGAGCCAGTCCGAGAGGACCTTCGTGCCGCCGGTGACGGCGCTGCGGTCTCCGCCGGACTCGCGGATCACCGGCGCGCTTTCCCCGGTGATGGCGCTCTCGTCCACCGAGGCCACGCCCTGGACCACCTCGCCGTCGCCGGGGATGAGTTCGCCGGGGCTGACCAGAACGTGGTCGCCCTTGCGCAGGGAGGCGGAGGGGACCGTCACGGCCAGGGCCGACCGGTCCGGCCCGGCCAGCTTGCGGGCCTGGATGTCGCGCCGGGTCTTGCGCAGGCTTTCGGCCTGGGCCTTGCCGCGGCCCTCGGCCACGGCCTCGGCGAAGTTGGCGAAGAGCACGGTGAACCAGAGCCCCAGGGACACGGCCAGGATGAACCCGGCCTGAGCCTCGCCATGTCCCCAGAGGGCCTGGAGGAAGAGCGCCGTGGTCAGCAGGCTGCCCACGTAGACGCTGAAGATCACCGGGTTGCGCACCTGGTGCCGTGGCGAGAGCTTGGCCAGGGAGTCGCGCAGGGCCTGGCGGAGGAGCCGGGCGTTCCACATCATTGGGTCGGTTTTCTTGTCCGTCATGGTTGACCTCGCTCAGCGGCCGATGAACTGAAGATGTTCGACGATCGGACCAAGGGCCAAGGCCGGGAAGAAGCTCAGGGCCCCGACCACGAGCACCGAGCCCGCCAGGAGTCCGATGAACAGCGGGCCGTGGGTCGGCAGGGTGCCCGGACCGGCGGGCACGGCCTTCTTGGCGGCCAGGGATCCGGCCAGGGCCAGCATGGGCACGATGATCCAGTAGCGCGAGGCGAACATGGCCAGGCCGCCCAGCAGGTTGTACAGGGGCTGGTTGGCCGAGAGTCCGGCGAAGGCGCTGCCGTTGTTGTTGCCCATGGAGGAGAAGGCGTAGAGGATTTCGCTGAAGCCGTGCGGCCCGGGATTGGCCACGGCGGCAGCCGCCTCGGGGCTGGACACGGCCGCCGCCGCGCCCAGGAGCACGCAGGCCACGGGCGTGAGGAGCACCAGGCCGGCCATCTGCATCTCGAAGGCCCCGATCTTCTTGCCCAGGTATTCGGGGGTGCGTCCCACCATGAGCCCGGCCACGAACACGGCCACCAGGGCGAAGGCCAGCATGCCGTAGAGCCCGGAGCCCGCGCCGCCGAAGACCACCTCGCCCAGTTGCATGAGGACCATGGGAACGAGCCCGCCGAGGGGGGTGAAGGAATCGTGCATGGAATTGACCGAGCCGTTGGAGGCCGCCGTGGTGACCACGGCCCAGAGCGCCGAACCGGCGACCCCGAAACGCAGCTCTTTGCCTTCCAGGTTGCCGGACGTCGTGTCGCCGCTTAGGCCGGATAGGAGCGGGTTGCCCGCCTCCTCGGCCATGATGCAGGGCACGAGGAAGAGGACGAAGAGCAGGACCATGGCCGCCAACAGGGCCAGGCCCTGGCGCCGGTCGCGCACCATGCGGCCGAAGGCGAAGCAGCAGGCCGCTGGCAGGAGCAGGATGGCCAGGCACTCCAGGAAGTTGGAGAGCGGCGTGGGATTTTCCAGGGGGTGGGCGGAGTTGACGTTGAAGAACCCGCCGCCGTTGGTGCCCAGCTGCTTGATGGCCACCTGGGAGGCCGCCGGGCCGCGCGCGATGACCTGTTCGCCGACGGTTTCCGCAGCTCCCGCCGCGCTGGTCACGGTCACGGGTTCCAGGAGCTTGGCCCGGGCCGGGCCGTCGAAGGTCTGGACCACGCCCTGGGAGACCAGGGCCAGGGCCAGGAGCAGAGACAGCGGCAGGAGCACGTAGAGCGTGCCGCGCGTCGTGTCGGCCCAGAAGTTGCCGAGATGCCGCGTCTCGCGCCGGACGAAACTCCGGCACACGGCGGCGAAGACCGACAGCCCGGTGGCGGCCGAGAGGAAGTTCTGCACCGTGAGCCCGAGCATCTGGGTCAGGTACGAGAGCGTGGTCTCGCCGCCGTAGGCCTGCCAGTTCGTGTTCGTGCCGAAGCTCAGCGCCGTGTTCAGCGCCAGATCCGGGGCCACGGCCCCCAGGCCGTGCGGGTTGAGCGGCAGGAAGCCCTGGAGCCGTTGCAGCGCGTAGACCACGGCGATTCCGGCCAGGTTGAAGACCAGGCAGGCCAGGGCGTAGGTCCGCCAGCCCATCTCCTGGTCTGGGCGGATGCCGCAGACGCGGTACAGGCCGCGTTCCAGGGGAGCCAGGATCTTGTCCAGGCCGCAGGGTTCGCCCGCGTATACCCGCGCCATGTAGAGGCCCAGAGGCCAGGCCAGAACCAGCAGGACGGCCAGGAAGGCCGCGCCTTGATACGCTGCCGCGGCGCTCATTCGAACGCCTCCGGGATCAGCAGGGCCGCCAGCAGATAGACGAGCAGGCCGAGGACGAGAATCCCGGCCAGAACGACCAGGGTGTTCATGCTTTTCTCTCCAGAAGCCTGGCGAGCAGACCCGCCAGGGCCAGGGTGGCGGCGAACGCGGCCAGCAGGATGAGGAGCATGGCCCCGTCGCCCCAGATGGTTCCAATACTGTTCATGGCTGTGCCTCCATGTTTCGAGGTCAGCCTAGCGCGGGAAGGATTCAGACGGTGTTTGGAAACGGACGGCGGGTGTTAAGAATGTGTTATTGACGGCAGGAGAGGGTAGGTTGATTCTCCTTTATTCAAAATGATGGTTGGTCTCACGCCGCCACCCGAGCCAGTCTGTTGAGACTCGGAGCGTCGCTGGGGGAGAAGACTGGGCCTGCGGCCATGCCATCAACCGGGAGTTCACGCCACATGAGAATCATGATCCTCGGCGACGTGCACGGGGACTTCGGCGCCCTGAACCGCCTTCTGGCCCAGAAGCGTCCCGACCTGGTGCTCCAGTGTGGAGACTTCGGGTTCTGGCCGAACGATCCAGGCAAAGGCTCGGACAGGGGACTCCACCCCTTCGATCCGGCGCGTCGCCTGAAAAACCACACTTCCAAGGGCGATCCGATCCCGATCTACTGGTGCGACGGCAACCACGAGGAGTTCCCGGAACTCTTCCGGCGCTGGCGGGCCGCGGGCGGGGCCCTGCGCCCTCTTGAGGTCAGCCCCTCATGCTTCTGGATGCCCCGGGGCTCGAGCCTCCTGCTTAACGACGGGCGTCGGGTCTGTTTTATGGGCGGGGCCCGGTCGGTGGATCGGCCCTTGCGCACGAAGGGCGTGGACTGGTTTCCGGAGGAACTGCTTCCCTGGGAGACGCTGGACCATCTGCCCGGCCGCGCGGACATCGTGATCTCGCACACTTCTCCCCGGACCTTCGGAGTCAGCAAGGCCGAGTCGGTTACGATGGGGGCTGGCTGGGGCCGCACCGTGGCGGCCGGTCTGGACTTCACGCCGGACACCTCGCAGGATGTCCTGGACGAGGTTTTGCGGCGGCTGCGGCCGACACGGTGGTACTTCGGGCACTATCACTGGGAGCGCAGGGGCGAGGCTGCCGGCTGCCGCTGGCGCTGCCTGGCGGATATCACCCGGTCCGGAGCGGGCGGCAGGTTCTGGACTTGGCTGCCGGACACTCATTTTAATTTTTGAAGTTACGCTTTTCGTTATTTTAAAAATCGACTGAAATTAAAATTAGGAGATCGTCCAGCCATCCCCTTCTTCGCCAGGGCCGCGGCGCTCGGGCAAGTCGGCCGCGGGAGACTAGGCTGGGGCAAAAGATGCGCGCTTTTTGAGATCCTCGATCACTTCGCGAAGTGGCGGGATATCGGTGTCGAGGATTTCCCATACGAGATCAAAATCAATCCCTTCATAGTGGTGCGCGATTTTGTCGCGAAATCGGGCGATATCGTCCCACGGAATGTAATCATAGTCATACGGCAGAGTGGGACACTCTTTAAGATATTCCTTGATACATTCTGAAAGAGACATGAGGCGCATGCAGACAGCGTCTCTTAGATTCTCATCCTTGGCCCAGTCCTCAAAGCTTTTGCCGTGCATCTTGCTGATTATCTTTTCGCAATGAAGGCTCATCAGCATGAGGTGGTTTTTAGTGCCGCTCATATATCAGTTCCCGATCTTCCTGGATGTTTTTCTTAATAAACCCATGGATGAGCTTTTCCTGGACAATATCGACCTTGCGGCCGAGAGATTTTTCCAGATCTCCATAGATGGAAAAGGCCCTGAATCCTTTCGGTCGGTTCTTATCATAAACGACAAGCAGGTCCACATCGCTCCCGGGCTTGTCGTCTCCCCTGGCCAGCGAGCCGAAAAGCTCGGCCTTCACGACATAGCGATGCCGCTGGAGCACTTCCCTGATCTTGTCGACGACTTCCTGCTTGCTCATGTCGCGTCCAGTAAGTAAAAAATCAGTTTTTACGGCCGTTAGCAGGGTTTGTCCGAGTATTCCCGGGGCGCCAGGGCTCGCGTGACAAAGGCGCCATTTTCGAAACCTGCTGACTGATGGCGGAGGGGCTCACGTCAAGAATTTTGGCGACGGTGCTTTGTGTCACATTGCCCGTGGCGCACACAAATACAAAGTTTTGCCCGAAAGTAGTCAATTTACCGCCGTCGGTTTTGGCTGCCGCCCTGATTTCGTCCAACAGCGCGACTTGGCTTTCAAGCTTTTTGATTTGTTGGCAGAGATTGCTCATATGAGTCTCCTTATTTATTTAACTCTTAACTTAATTAGAAAGCCATTTTTGTCAAGCCGTTTCTCCCCGCGATCCTGGGCCGTCCGAGCATGCCTCGGGCGGGCGTGGTTCTTCGATCAGAGCCGATTATTCAACTACAATAATTGGACAGGAGTAACGCCAAGCCGGCCGGCGCGCCTGGTCCTAGACGAGTAAGAGCCCGGAGCGCTCCACGGGTCCCGGACTCGCCTCCGGCTTACCCTGGCCCCGTGGGAGGCTGAGGGGAACTGGCCGAGTCCTGACCGGCGGGAAAGGTTTGATTCGGGCCTCGGTTCGCAATACATGTATTGCAAACAGCGAGAGACAGACCATGCTGACCGTCAGATTGCCGGAAGACATTGAGAATCGTTTGAACGCCCTGGCCGCGCGGACCGGCCGGTCCAAGTCGTTCTATGTCCGGGAGGCGCTTCTCGCCTACATGACGGACATGGAGGACGCCTATCTGGCCGAGCAGCGCTATACTGAATTCGTGAAGAGCGGCGCGGCGGCCATTCCTCTTGGTGACGTGGAGCAGGGCCGCTGACCGGGCGCCCTGGCCCGCAGGCCGACCCTTTTCATTGCGCCAACCGTTCGGTCACGGCAGCC of Desulfovibrio aminophilus contains these proteins:
- the kdpC gene encoding potassium-transporting ATPase subunit KdpC, translating into MLRETFAQFRPACLLLLVLTLLTGAAYPATVTLLGNALFPGQAQGSLIRSNGRVLGSRLVGQPFHSPGRFWSRPSATTPAPYNAASSSGSNLGPLNPALAESVEQRVANLRAIGGGAIVPLDLVTASASGLDPHISPEAALYQVSRVAQARGLPEESVRRLVERRTEPRTLGLLGEPRVNVLLLNMDLDSLVQNRDTSATGN
- the kdpB gene encoding potassium-transporting ATPase subunit KdpB → MTDKKTDPMMWNARLLRQALRDSLAKLSPRHQVRNPVIFSVYVGSLLTTALFLQALWGHGEAQAGFILAVSLGLWFTVLFANFAEAVAEGRGKAQAESLRKTRRDIQARKLAGPDRSALAVTVPSASLRKGDHVLVSPGELIPGDGEVVQGVASVDESAITGESAPVIRESGGDRSAVTGGTKVLSDWLVVRIGADPGESFLDRMIALVEGAKRRKTPNEIALSILLAAMTIIFLLVCATLRPFSLFGGEPAGITALTALFVCLAPTTIGGLLSAIGIAGMDRLLAANVVAVSGRAVEAAGDVDVLLLDKTGTITLGNRQASQFLPAEGVDVLELAEAAQLASLADETPEGRSIVVLAKERHGLRGRNMAELQAIFVPFSAQTRMSGVDLPGRSIRKSAPDAILAAVKSQGGALPLEVEQAVGAVARLGGTPLVVAENGRALGVVELRDIVKGGIRERFSELRRMGIKTVMITGDNPVTAASIAAEAGVDDFLAEARPEDKLALIRRYQAQGRLVAMTGDGTNDAPALAQADVGVAMNTGTQAAKEAGNMVDLDSSPTKLLDIVAIGKQLLMTRGSLTTFSLANDIAKYFAIIPAVFVATYPALAALNVMGLHSPRSAMLSAVIFNALIIVLLIPLALRGVTYRSRPAAAALRRNLLIYGLGGLLLPFAGIKAIDLLLVALHLA
- the kdpA gene encoding potassium-transporting ATPase subunit KdpA, with translation MSAAAAYQGAAFLAVLLVLAWPLGLYMARVYAGEPCGLDKILAPLERGLYRVCGIRPDQEMGWRTYALACLVFNLAGIAVVYALQRLQGFLPLNPHGLGAVAPDLALNTALSFGTNTNWQAYGGETTLSYLTQMLGLTVQNFLSAATGLSVFAAVCRSFVRRETRHLGNFWADTTRGTLYVLLPLSLLLALALVSQGVVQTFDGPARAKLLEPVTVTSAAGAAETVGEQVIARGPAASQVAIKQLGTNGGGFFNVNSAHPLENPTPLSNFLECLAILLLPAACCFAFGRMVRDRRQGLALLAAMVLLFVLFLVPCIMAEEAGNPLLSGLSGDTTSGNLEGKELRFGVAGSALWAVVTTAASNGSVNSMHDSFTPLGGLVPMVLMQLGEVVFGGAGSGLYGMLAFALVAVFVAGLMVGRTPEYLGKKIGAFEMQMAGLVLLTPVACVLLGAAAAVSSPEAAAAVANPGPHGFSEILYAFSSMGNNNGSAFAGLSANQPLYNLLGGLAMFASRYWIIVPMLALAGSLAAKKAVPAGPGTLPTHGPLFIGLLAGSVLVVGALSFFPALALGPIVEHLQFIGR
- a CDS encoding potassium-transporting ATPase subunit F; amino-acid sequence: MNTLVVLAGILVLGLLVYLLAALLIPEAFE
- a CDS encoding metallophosphoesterase, coding for MRIMILGDVHGDFGALNRLLAQKRPDLVLQCGDFGFWPNDPGKGSDRGLHPFDPARRLKNHTSKGDPIPIYWCDGNHEEFPELFRRWRAAGGALRPLEVSPSCFWMPRGSSLLLNDGRRVCFMGGARSVDRPLRTKGVDWFPEELLPWETLDHLPGRADIVISHTSPRTFGVSKAESVTMGAGWGRTVAAGLDFTPDTSQDVLDEVLRRLRPTRWYFGHYHWERRGEAAGCRWRCLADITRSGAGGRFWTWLPDTHFNF
- a CDS encoding DUF86 domain-containing protein, with the translated sequence MSGTKNHLMLMSLHCEKIISKMHGKSFEDWAKDENLRDAVCMRLMSLSECIKEYLKECPTLPYDYDYIPWDDIARFRDKIAHHYEGIDFDLVWEILDTDIPPLREVIEDLKKRASFAPA
- a CDS encoding nucleotidyltransferase family protein, encoding MSKQEVVDKIREVLQRHRYVVKAELFGSLARGDDKPGSDVDLLVVYDKNRPKGFRAFSIYGDLEKSLGRKVDIVQEKLIHGFIKKNIQEDRELIYERH
- a CDS encoding LysR family transcriptional regulator; this translates as MSNLCQQIKKLESQVALLDEIRAAAKTDGGKLTTFGQNFVFVCATGNVTQSTVAKILDVSPSAISQQVSKMAPLSREPWRPGNTRTNPANGRKN
- a CDS encoding TraY domain-containing protein — translated: MLTVRLPEDIENRLNALAARTGRSKSFYVREALLAYMTDMEDAYLAEQRYTEFVKSGAAAIPLGDVEQGR